A single Vicia villosa cultivar HV-30 ecotype Madison, WI unplaced genomic scaffold, Vvil1.0 ctg.002145F_1_1, whole genome shotgun sequence DNA region contains:
- the LOC131638013 gene encoding uncharacterized protein LOC131638013 isoform X2 has product MAIAGLHSVSMLDSSLLRDSQSQASRRRGDGRRGSTRSSSLLHMWREIEDEHAVSQVQGSNGLIADLSLEDTPDSPEIGRRHGLDDAVFGENESETWSQSQSQNESHDGHEDLNNSSCENSSVFGEVERERVRRIFREWMNSGSRDCGSTISRRSSSPRREWLGETEQERVRVIREWVQMSSQQRNVSSGENREQPCAEIGTQIERVRDGFVVNSGGGQSEHILRGMRKIRGRQVMLDMLKKAERERQREIQELLDHQAVSRFPHRNRIQALLRGRFLRNDRSTDHNRSTSVAESELGLLRRKQTVSGLREGFFSRMDSTGSSPAPSSLSDTSSNIDIDFNTNEQAGESSSCIVVGDNSTGISGGHCLEGTTCESFNWQESITAHADGNQLQCLQIESVDGQSSSVSVVCERRDDTGQNVDVVAIRDDIGQNVDVVAIRDTANELIQQSLQIHDSEHSSNQESSEVHIGQSELSDIGIDENDSSNHNGYSEGNAVDNVNYGSSALEGPPEDIVETEGNDWHQSNTEWRNNTDESGDDNQLSNTANEWPENIWANEDGENPRLPEASEVWQEDGGFQEAVENWLGGPSNNETAPGGRVNNFYFPDDDNVYSVELRELHSRRRVSNLLGSSFRESLDQLIQSYVERQGHANMEWDMEEATPSAALVEQNLEHQRGDQIVDQETTINNSPDLPSLHTPPTPPLWDQHPHDDNWPHNDDLEMINDLRLDMARLHQRMNSMQKMLETCMDMQLELQRSIRQEVSAALNRSGIHECDSPVDSSKWECVRKGLCWICGEGNIDSLLYRCGHLCTCSKCANELLQSRRKCPMCQAPVLEVIRTYSIL; this is encoded by the exons ATGGCTATTGCTGGTTTGCACAGTGTGTCGATGCTGGATTCTTCTTTATTGAGGGACTCGCAGTCTCAGGCGTCTAGGAGGAGGGGAGATGGAAGAAGGGGTAGCACTCGGTCGTCTTCACTTTTGCACATGTGGCGAGAGATTGAGGATGAACATGCAGTGAGTCAAGTTCAAGGTAGCAATGGGTTGATTGCGGATCTTTCGTTAGAAGATACACCTGATAGCCCAGAGATAGGACGGAGGCATGGTTTGGACGATGCTGTTTTTGGTGAGAATGAGTCGGAAACATGGTCACAGTCACAAAGTCAGAATGAATCACATGATGGTCATGAGGATTTAAACAATTCTAGCTGTGAAAATTCTTCTGTTTTTGGAGAAGTTGAAAGGGAAAGAGTGAGACGAATTTTCAGGGAATGGATGAATAGTGGATCTAGGGATTGTGGATCAACTATTTCCCGAAGAAGTAGCAGTCCAAGGAGAGAATGGCTTGGAGAAACTGAACAGGAAAGAGTGAGAGTTATAAGGGAGTGGGTACAAATGAGCAGCCAGCAGAGAAACGTTTCTTCTGGGGAAAATAGGGAACAACCATGTGCTGAAATTGGTACACAAATTGAACGTGTGCGTGATGGATTTGTGGTTAACAGTGGTGGTGGCCAAAGTGAACATATACTGAGGGGTATGCGTAAAATACGTGGCAGGCAGGTTATGCTAGATATGCTTAAGAAGGCTGAGAGGGAAAGGCAGAGGGAAATTCAGGAGTTGCTGGACCATCAGGCTGTATCTCGTTTTCCCCATCGCAATCGCATTCAG GCATTGCTTAGAGGCAGGTTCTTGAGAAATGATAGATCTACTGATCATAACAGGTCCACATCTGTAGCAGAAAGTGAATTAGGCCTATTAAGGCGAAAGCAAACTGTATCAGGTCTTAG GGAAGGGTTCTTCTCTAGAATGGACAGTACAGGTTCCAGTCCTGCACCCAGCAGCCTATCTGACACCTCGTCAAACATTGATATTGATTTTAATACAAATGAGCAAGCTGGAGAAAGCAGTTCATGTATTGTCGTTGGAGATAATAGTACTGGGATATCTGGTGGACACTGTCTAGAAGGAACTACATGTGAGAGTTTTAATTGGCAAGAATCTATTACTGCCCATGCAGATGGAAATCAGTTGCAGTGCTTGCAAATTGAATCAGTAGATGGGCAGTCATCATCAGTCAGTGTTGTATGTGAAAGAAGAGATGACACTGGACAAAATGTTGATGTGGTGGCAATCAGAGATGACATTGGGCAAAATGTTGATGTGGTGGCTATCAGAGATACAGCTAATGAACTAATCCAACAAAGCTTACAAATCCATGATTCAGAGCATAGCAGTAATCAGGAATCCAGCGAGGTGCACATTGGGCAATCTGAGCTGAGTGATATAGGTATCGATGAAAACGATTCATCGAATCACAATGGTTATTCCGAGGGCAATGCTGTCGATAATGTTAATTATGGGTCCAGTGCTCTAGAAGGACCTCCGGAAGATATTGTTGAAACTGAAGGAAATGACTGGCATCAGAGTAACACAGAATGGAGAAATAACACTGATGAAAGTGGGGATGATAATCAGCTCAGCAATACCGCAAATGAGTGGCCTGAAAATATTTGGGCAAATGAGGATGGAGAAAATCCTCGTCTGCCAGAAGCTTCTGAAGTGTGGCAAGAGGATGGTGGCTTCCAAGAAGCGGTGGAAAATTGGTTGGGAGGACCTTCTAACAATGAAACTGCTCCAGGTGGTAgagttaataatttttattttcctgATGATGACAATGTATACAGTGTTGAACTCAGGGAGCTTCACAGTAG GAGACGCGTCTCTAATCTTCTCGGCAGTAGTTTCCGTGAGAGTCTTGACCAGTTGATACAATCATATGTTGAAAGACAAGGTCATGCTAACATGGAGTGGGATATGGAAGAAGCAACCCCTTCAGCTGCTTTAGTAGAACAGAACCTCGAGCATCAGAGGGGAGATCAGATTGTTGATCAAGAGACTACTATTAATAATTCACCTGACTTGCCCTCTTTGCATACACCGCCTACTCCACCTCTTTGGGATCAGCATCCTCATGATGATAACTGGCCACACAATGAT GATTTGGAGATGATTAATGATTTGAGACTTGACATGGCTAGATTACATCAAAGAATGAATAGTATGCAGAAGATGTTGGAGACATGTATGGATATGCAGCTTGAATTGCAGCGTTCAATAAGACAAGAAGTTTCTGCAGCCCTAAATCGCTCAG GAATACATGAGTGCGATTCACCAGTTGACAGTTCTAAATGGGAATGTGTGAGAAAAGGACTTTGCTGGATTTGCGGCGAAGGCAATATTGATTCTTTGTTGTACAG ATGTGGGCACTTGTGCACATGTTCAAAATGTGCCAATGAGTTGCTTCAAAGTAGAAGGAAGTGCCCAATGTGTCAAGCCCCTGTTTTGGAGGTGATACGAACTTATTCTATACTATAA
- the LOC131638013 gene encoding uncharacterized protein LOC131638013 isoform X1, with protein MAIAGLHSVSMLDSSLLRDSQSQASRRRGDGRRGSTRSSSLLHMWREIEDEHAVSQVQGSNGLIADLSLEDTPDSPEIGRRHGLDDAVFGENESETWSQSQSQNESHDGHEDLNNSSCENSSVFGEVERERVRRIFREWMNSGSRDCGSTISRRSSSPRREWLGETEQERVRVIREWVQMSSQQRNVSSGENREQPCAEIGTQIERVRDGFVVNSGGGQSEHILRGMRKIRGRQVMLDMLKKAERERQREIQELLDHQAVSRFPHRNRIQALLRGRFLRNDRSTDHNRSTSVAESELGLLRRKQTVSGLREGFFSRMDSTGSSPAPSSLSDTSSNIDIDFNTNEQAGESSSCIVVGDNSTGISGGHCLEGTTCESFNWQESITAHADGNQLQCLQIESVDGQSSSVSVVCERRDDTGQNVDVVAIRDDIGQNVDVVAIRDTANELIQQSLQIHDSEHSSNQESSEVHIGQSELSDIGIDENDSSNHNGYSEGNAVDNVNYGSSALEGPPEDIVETEGNDWHQSNTEWRNNTDESGDDNQLSNTANEWPENIWANEDGENPRLPEASEVWQEDGGFQEAVENWLGGPSNNETAPGGRVNNFYFPDDDNVYSVELRELHSRRRVSNLLGSSFRESLDQLIQSYVERQGHANMEWDMEEATPSAALVEQNLEHQRGDQIVDQETTINNSPDLPSLHTPPTPPLWDQHPHDDNWPHNDDLEMINDLRLDMARLHQRMNSMQKMLETCMDMQLELQRSIRQEVSAALNRSGDSPGIHECDSPVDSSKWECVRKGLCWICGEGNIDSLLYRCGHLCTCSKCANELLQSRRKCPMCQAPVLEVIRTYSIL; from the exons ATGGCTATTGCTGGTTTGCACAGTGTGTCGATGCTGGATTCTTCTTTATTGAGGGACTCGCAGTCTCAGGCGTCTAGGAGGAGGGGAGATGGAAGAAGGGGTAGCACTCGGTCGTCTTCACTTTTGCACATGTGGCGAGAGATTGAGGATGAACATGCAGTGAGTCAAGTTCAAGGTAGCAATGGGTTGATTGCGGATCTTTCGTTAGAAGATACACCTGATAGCCCAGAGATAGGACGGAGGCATGGTTTGGACGATGCTGTTTTTGGTGAGAATGAGTCGGAAACATGGTCACAGTCACAAAGTCAGAATGAATCACATGATGGTCATGAGGATTTAAACAATTCTAGCTGTGAAAATTCTTCTGTTTTTGGAGAAGTTGAAAGGGAAAGAGTGAGACGAATTTTCAGGGAATGGATGAATAGTGGATCTAGGGATTGTGGATCAACTATTTCCCGAAGAAGTAGCAGTCCAAGGAGAGAATGGCTTGGAGAAACTGAACAGGAAAGAGTGAGAGTTATAAGGGAGTGGGTACAAATGAGCAGCCAGCAGAGAAACGTTTCTTCTGGGGAAAATAGGGAACAACCATGTGCTGAAATTGGTACACAAATTGAACGTGTGCGTGATGGATTTGTGGTTAACAGTGGTGGTGGCCAAAGTGAACATATACTGAGGGGTATGCGTAAAATACGTGGCAGGCAGGTTATGCTAGATATGCTTAAGAAGGCTGAGAGGGAAAGGCAGAGGGAAATTCAGGAGTTGCTGGACCATCAGGCTGTATCTCGTTTTCCCCATCGCAATCGCATTCAG GCATTGCTTAGAGGCAGGTTCTTGAGAAATGATAGATCTACTGATCATAACAGGTCCACATCTGTAGCAGAAAGTGAATTAGGCCTATTAAGGCGAAAGCAAACTGTATCAGGTCTTAG GGAAGGGTTCTTCTCTAGAATGGACAGTACAGGTTCCAGTCCTGCACCCAGCAGCCTATCTGACACCTCGTCAAACATTGATATTGATTTTAATACAAATGAGCAAGCTGGAGAAAGCAGTTCATGTATTGTCGTTGGAGATAATAGTACTGGGATATCTGGTGGACACTGTCTAGAAGGAACTACATGTGAGAGTTTTAATTGGCAAGAATCTATTACTGCCCATGCAGATGGAAATCAGTTGCAGTGCTTGCAAATTGAATCAGTAGATGGGCAGTCATCATCAGTCAGTGTTGTATGTGAAAGAAGAGATGACACTGGACAAAATGTTGATGTGGTGGCAATCAGAGATGACATTGGGCAAAATGTTGATGTGGTGGCTATCAGAGATACAGCTAATGAACTAATCCAACAAAGCTTACAAATCCATGATTCAGAGCATAGCAGTAATCAGGAATCCAGCGAGGTGCACATTGGGCAATCTGAGCTGAGTGATATAGGTATCGATGAAAACGATTCATCGAATCACAATGGTTATTCCGAGGGCAATGCTGTCGATAATGTTAATTATGGGTCCAGTGCTCTAGAAGGACCTCCGGAAGATATTGTTGAAACTGAAGGAAATGACTGGCATCAGAGTAACACAGAATGGAGAAATAACACTGATGAAAGTGGGGATGATAATCAGCTCAGCAATACCGCAAATGAGTGGCCTGAAAATATTTGGGCAAATGAGGATGGAGAAAATCCTCGTCTGCCAGAAGCTTCTGAAGTGTGGCAAGAGGATGGTGGCTTCCAAGAAGCGGTGGAAAATTGGTTGGGAGGACCTTCTAACAATGAAACTGCTCCAGGTGGTAgagttaataatttttattttcctgATGATGACAATGTATACAGTGTTGAACTCAGGGAGCTTCACAGTAG GAGACGCGTCTCTAATCTTCTCGGCAGTAGTTTCCGTGAGAGTCTTGACCAGTTGATACAATCATATGTTGAAAGACAAGGTCATGCTAACATGGAGTGGGATATGGAAGAAGCAACCCCTTCAGCTGCTTTAGTAGAACAGAACCTCGAGCATCAGAGGGGAGATCAGATTGTTGATCAAGAGACTACTATTAATAATTCACCTGACTTGCCCTCTTTGCATACACCGCCTACTCCACCTCTTTGGGATCAGCATCCTCATGATGATAACTGGCCACACAATGAT GATTTGGAGATGATTAATGATTTGAGACTTGACATGGCTAGATTACATCAAAGAATGAATAGTATGCAGAAGATGTTGGAGACATGTATGGATATGCAGCTTGAATTGCAGCGTTCAATAAGACAAGAAGTTTCTGCAGCCCTAAATCGCTCAGGTGATTCACCAG GAATACATGAGTGCGATTCACCAGTTGACAGTTCTAAATGGGAATGTGTGAGAAAAGGACTTTGCTGGATTTGCGGCGAAGGCAATATTGATTCTTTGTTGTACAG ATGTGGGCACTTGTGCACATGTTCAAAATGTGCCAATGAGTTGCTTCAAAGTAGAAGGAAGTGCCCAATGTGTCAAGCCCCTGTTTTGGAGGTGATACGAACTTATTCTATACTATAA
- the LOC131638013 gene encoding uncharacterized protein LOC131638013 isoform X3, giving the protein MLDSSLLRDSQSQASRRRGDGRRGSTRSSSLLHMWREIEDEHAVSQVQGSNGLIADLSLEDTPDSPEIGRRHGLDDAVFGENESETWSQSQSQNESHDGHEDLNNSSCENSSVFGEVERERVRRIFREWMNSGSRDCGSTISRRSSSPRREWLGETEQERVRVIREWVQMSSQQRNVSSGENREQPCAEIGTQIERVRDGFVVNSGGGQSEHILRGMRKIRGRQVMLDMLKKAERERQREIQELLDHQAVSRFPHRNRIQALLRGRFLRNDRSTDHNRSTSVAESELGLLRRKQTVSGLREGFFSRMDSTGSSPAPSSLSDTSSNIDIDFNTNEQAGESSSCIVVGDNSTGISGGHCLEGTTCESFNWQESITAHADGNQLQCLQIESVDGQSSSVSVVCERRDDTGQNVDVVAIRDDIGQNVDVVAIRDTANELIQQSLQIHDSEHSSNQESSEVHIGQSELSDIGIDENDSSNHNGYSEGNAVDNVNYGSSALEGPPEDIVETEGNDWHQSNTEWRNNTDESGDDNQLSNTANEWPENIWANEDGENPRLPEASEVWQEDGGFQEAVENWLGGPSNNETAPGGRVNNFYFPDDDNVYSVELRELHSRRRVSNLLGSSFRESLDQLIQSYVERQGHANMEWDMEEATPSAALVEQNLEHQRGDQIVDQETTINNSPDLPSLHTPPTPPLWDQHPHDDNWPHNDDLEMINDLRLDMARLHQRMNSMQKMLETCMDMQLELQRSIRQEVSAALNRSGDSPGIHECDSPVDSSKWECVRKGLCWICGEGNIDSLLYRCGHLCTCSKCANELLQSRRKCPMCQAPVLEVIRTYSIL; this is encoded by the exons ATGCTGGATTCTTCTTTATTGAGGGACTCGCAGTCTCAGGCGTCTAGGAGGAGGGGAGATGGAAGAAGGGGTAGCACTCGGTCGTCTTCACTTTTGCACATGTGGCGAGAGATTGAGGATGAACATGCAGTGAGTCAAGTTCAAGGTAGCAATGGGTTGATTGCGGATCTTTCGTTAGAAGATACACCTGATAGCCCAGAGATAGGACGGAGGCATGGTTTGGACGATGCTGTTTTTGGTGAGAATGAGTCGGAAACATGGTCACAGTCACAAAGTCAGAATGAATCACATGATGGTCATGAGGATTTAAACAATTCTAGCTGTGAAAATTCTTCTGTTTTTGGAGAAGTTGAAAGGGAAAGAGTGAGACGAATTTTCAGGGAATGGATGAATAGTGGATCTAGGGATTGTGGATCAACTATTTCCCGAAGAAGTAGCAGTCCAAGGAGAGAATGGCTTGGAGAAACTGAACAGGAAAGAGTGAGAGTTATAAGGGAGTGGGTACAAATGAGCAGCCAGCAGAGAAACGTTTCTTCTGGGGAAAATAGGGAACAACCATGTGCTGAAATTGGTACACAAATTGAACGTGTGCGTGATGGATTTGTGGTTAACAGTGGTGGTGGCCAAAGTGAACATATACTGAGGGGTATGCGTAAAATACGTGGCAGGCAGGTTATGCTAGATATGCTTAAGAAGGCTGAGAGGGAAAGGCAGAGGGAAATTCAGGAGTTGCTGGACCATCAGGCTGTATCTCGTTTTCCCCATCGCAATCGCATTCAG GCATTGCTTAGAGGCAGGTTCTTGAGAAATGATAGATCTACTGATCATAACAGGTCCACATCTGTAGCAGAAAGTGAATTAGGCCTATTAAGGCGAAAGCAAACTGTATCAGGTCTTAG GGAAGGGTTCTTCTCTAGAATGGACAGTACAGGTTCCAGTCCTGCACCCAGCAGCCTATCTGACACCTCGTCAAACATTGATATTGATTTTAATACAAATGAGCAAGCTGGAGAAAGCAGTTCATGTATTGTCGTTGGAGATAATAGTACTGGGATATCTGGTGGACACTGTCTAGAAGGAACTACATGTGAGAGTTTTAATTGGCAAGAATCTATTACTGCCCATGCAGATGGAAATCAGTTGCAGTGCTTGCAAATTGAATCAGTAGATGGGCAGTCATCATCAGTCAGTGTTGTATGTGAAAGAAGAGATGACACTGGACAAAATGTTGATGTGGTGGCAATCAGAGATGACATTGGGCAAAATGTTGATGTGGTGGCTATCAGAGATACAGCTAATGAACTAATCCAACAAAGCTTACAAATCCATGATTCAGAGCATAGCAGTAATCAGGAATCCAGCGAGGTGCACATTGGGCAATCTGAGCTGAGTGATATAGGTATCGATGAAAACGATTCATCGAATCACAATGGTTATTCCGAGGGCAATGCTGTCGATAATGTTAATTATGGGTCCAGTGCTCTAGAAGGACCTCCGGAAGATATTGTTGAAACTGAAGGAAATGACTGGCATCAGAGTAACACAGAATGGAGAAATAACACTGATGAAAGTGGGGATGATAATCAGCTCAGCAATACCGCAAATGAGTGGCCTGAAAATATTTGGGCAAATGAGGATGGAGAAAATCCTCGTCTGCCAGAAGCTTCTGAAGTGTGGCAAGAGGATGGTGGCTTCCAAGAAGCGGTGGAAAATTGGTTGGGAGGACCTTCTAACAATGAAACTGCTCCAGGTGGTAgagttaataatttttattttcctgATGATGACAATGTATACAGTGTTGAACTCAGGGAGCTTCACAGTAG GAGACGCGTCTCTAATCTTCTCGGCAGTAGTTTCCGTGAGAGTCTTGACCAGTTGATACAATCATATGTTGAAAGACAAGGTCATGCTAACATGGAGTGGGATATGGAAGAAGCAACCCCTTCAGCTGCTTTAGTAGAACAGAACCTCGAGCATCAGAGGGGAGATCAGATTGTTGATCAAGAGACTACTATTAATAATTCACCTGACTTGCCCTCTTTGCATACACCGCCTACTCCACCTCTTTGGGATCAGCATCCTCATGATGATAACTGGCCACACAATGAT GATTTGGAGATGATTAATGATTTGAGACTTGACATGGCTAGATTACATCAAAGAATGAATAGTATGCAGAAGATGTTGGAGACATGTATGGATATGCAGCTTGAATTGCAGCGTTCAATAAGACAAGAAGTTTCTGCAGCCCTAAATCGCTCAGGTGATTCACCAG GAATACATGAGTGCGATTCACCAGTTGACAGTTCTAAATGGGAATGTGTGAGAAAAGGACTTTGCTGGATTTGCGGCGAAGGCAATATTGATTCTTTGTTGTACAG ATGTGGGCACTTGTGCACATGTTCAAAATGTGCCAATGAGTTGCTTCAAAGTAGAAGGAAGTGCCCAATGTGTCAAGCCCCTGTTTTGGAGGTGATACGAACTTATTCTATACTATAA